A part of Spiribacter vilamensis genomic DNA contains:
- a CDS encoding Rrf2 family transcriptional regulator: MRLSTKGRYAVTTIMDLALHQENGPVTLANISQRQELSLSYLEQLFAQLRRHGLVHGVRGPGGGYRLALAADRISVAAVILAVEQRVDATACGGEEDCADGTRCITHDLWAELSDQIEGFLGSISLADLAADPALIAATQ, translated from the coding sequence GTGCGTTTGTCCACGAAAGGGCGCTACGCGGTCACCACCATCATGGATCTCGCCCTCCATCAGGAGAATGGTCCGGTGACGCTCGCCAATATCTCTCAGCGCCAGGAGCTCTCGCTTTCCTATCTCGAACAGCTCTTTGCCCAGTTGCGTCGGCATGGACTCGTCCATGGCGTGCGAGGCCCCGGTGGCGGTTATCGGCTGGCCCTGGCAGCTGATCGCATCAGCGTCGCGGCGGTGATCCTCGCGGTGGAGCAGCGTGTGGATGCCACCGCCTGTGGCGGTGAGGAAGACTGCGCTGACGGGACCCGCTGCATTACCCACGACCTGTGGGCCGAGCTCTCCGATCAGATAGAGGGCTTCCTTGGCAGTATCAGCCTCGCGGATCTCGCCGCTGACCCGGCGTTAATTGCCGCTACTCAGTAA
- a CDS encoding response regulator — MKRALIVDPDAGEQRRISDILLTIWPQIDLVATPGLKAAYGHFGGSMPGLLITDFYLPDGSGLELIEQTRMLYPGSPRVILTRHDDDPHLLAALRQGVDGYILKDQGSDGTLQLMAAIGNGDPGLSPEIARRMMQRFEERPPHSDQGDSLVRPGAESTGLTRREVEVLSLLSRGWDRHRVGNALVIKSSTVAGHIKSIYLKLNVSTRAEATLAAVKLGLVDLEH; from the coding sequence ATGAAGCGGGCCCTGATCGTCGACCCCGATGCGGGTGAACAGCGCCGCATCAGCGACATCCTGCTGACGATCTGGCCGCAGATTGACCTGGTAGCCACACCCGGCCTCAAGGCGGCTTATGGTCATTTTGGTGGTTCCATGCCGGGCCTGCTCATCACCGACTTCTACCTGCCCGATGGCTCCGGGCTGGAACTGATTGAGCAGACCCGGATGCTCTACCCCGGTTCGCCCCGAGTGATTCTCACCCGCCACGATGATGATCCCCACCTCCTCGCGGCACTGCGCCAGGGTGTGGACGGTTATATTCTCAAGGATCAGGGAAGCGACGGGACCCTGCAGCTAATGGCGGCAATCGGCAATGGTGACCCCGGGCTGTCACCGGAGATTGCGCGGCGCATGATGCAGCGGTTCGAAGAACGCCCGCCGCATTCCGACCAGGGTGATTCACTCGTGCGACCCGGTGCCGAGTCGACAGGCCTGACCCGGCGCGAGGTGGAGGTACTCTCGCTTCTCTCGCGGGGCTGGGATCGCCATCGCGTGGGTAATGCGCTCGTGATCAAGAGCTCCACGGTAGCCGGTCACATCAAGTCGATTTATCTCAAGCTCAATGTCTCTACCCGCGCCGAGGCAACGCTTGCGGCGGTCAAGCTGGGTCTCGTCGACCTTGAGCACTGA
- a CDS encoding amino acid ABC transporter ATP-binding protein, with translation MIEVSDLNKWFGDFHALNSVNLTVQKGERIVVCGPSGSGKSTLIRCLNHLEPHQRGQITIDGVSLNADVKNIEAIRREVGMVFQQFNLFPHLSVLENCLLAPIWVRKTPRREAIEMAMKYLERVQIPEQADKYPGQLSGGQQQRVAIARALCMEPKIMLFDEPTSALDPEMIKEVLDVMVELAGSGMTMICVTHEMGFAKTVADRVIFMDGGQIVEAAPPNQFFTNPEQPRTREFLEQILQH, from the coding sequence ATCATCGAAGTCTCCGACCTGAACAAGTGGTTCGGCGATTTCCATGCGCTCAATTCGGTCAACCTGACGGTGCAGAAGGGCGAGCGAATCGTCGTCTGTGGCCCGTCCGGATCCGGGAAATCGACGCTCATCCGCTGCCTGAACCACCTCGAGCCCCATCAGCGCGGGCAGATCACCATTGATGGCGTATCCCTGAACGCCGATGTCAAGAATATCGAGGCCATCCGTCGCGAGGTCGGCATGGTCTTCCAGCAGTTCAACCTCTTCCCTCATCTGAGTGTGCTCGAGAACTGCCTGCTAGCACCGATCTGGGTGCGCAAAACGCCCCGCCGGGAGGCAATCGAGATGGCGATGAAGTATCTCGAGCGGGTGCAGATCCCCGAGCAGGCGGACAAGTATCCGGGCCAGCTGTCCGGCGGTCAGCAGCAACGGGTCGCGATTGCCCGGGCACTGTGCATGGAGCCCAAGATCATGCTGTTCGACGAGCCGACTTCGGCACTCGATCCGGAAATGATCAAGGAAGTGCTCGATGTCATGGTCGAGCTCGCCGGCAGCGGTATGACCATGATCTGCGTCACACACGAGATGGGCTTCGCCAAAACGGTTGCCGACCGCGTCATCTTCATGGACGGTGGACAGATTGTGGAGGCAGCGCCACCCAATCAGTTCTTCACGAACCCGGAACAGCCACGCACCCGGGAGTTTCTCGAGCAGATTCTCCAGCACTGA
- a CDS encoding amino acid ABC transporter permease translates to MAAHQPLPSQPAPVTQRGIFRWLHENLFSTWFNSLVTLIVGYFLVTTLVPMIDWAFFSAVFVGAGADACNPDGACWVFIEQRFGFFIYGFYPQELRWRPTLAFVLFALAVVPPFLPSPPRLRRWIGIFGLTGLPIGAYILIAGGFFGLEPVRTSQWGGLMLTLILSYVGIIAALPIGVVLALGRRSEMPVIRGICVIFIEFWRSVPLITILFMASVMLPLFLPDGVSFDKLMRALVGIVFFQAAYMAEVVRGGLQAIPKGQYEAAEALGLGYWRRMRLIILPQALKIVIPGIANTVISLFKDTTLVLIIGLFDLLGAVKSTISDPAWDNVMAEGYLFVAFCFWVFCFGMSRYSHGIEKKLDTGHAK, encoded by the coding sequence ATGGCAGCCCATCAGCCGCTTCCCAGCCAGCCGGCACCGGTGACCCAACGCGGTATCTTCCGCTGGCTGCACGAGAATCTGTTCTCGACCTGGTTCAACAGCCTGGTCACGCTGATCGTTGGCTACTTCCTGGTTACCACGCTGGTACCGATGATCGACTGGGCCTTTTTCAGCGCCGTGTTCGTGGGCGCGGGTGCCGACGCCTGCAACCCCGACGGCGCCTGCTGGGTATTCATTGAACAGCGCTTCGGCTTCTTCATTTACGGGTTCTATCCACAGGAGCTGCGTTGGCGCCCCACCCTGGCCTTTGTGCTGTTTGCCCTGGCCGTTGTGCCGCCATTTCTCCCCTCTCCGCCGCGCCTGCGTCGATGGATCGGGATTTTCGGACTCACGGGTTTGCCAATCGGTGCCTATATCCTGATTGCCGGGGGCTTTTTCGGCCTCGAGCCGGTCAGGACCTCTCAGTGGGGCGGGCTGATGCTCACCCTCATCCTCTCGTACGTGGGTATCATCGCGGCCCTGCCGATCGGCGTCGTGCTTGCCCTCGGTCGACGCTCGGAAATGCCGGTCATACGCGGGATATGCGTCATCTTCATCGAGTTCTGGCGCTCTGTCCCCCTGATTACCATCCTGTTCATGGCATCCGTCATGCTGCCCCTTTTCCTCCCGGACGGCGTGAGCTTTGACAAACTCATGCGGGCGCTGGTGGGGATTGTCTTCTTCCAGGCCGCTTATATGGCCGAGGTTGTACGCGGTGGGCTACAGGCCATTCCCAAGGGACAGTACGAGGCCGCCGAGGCACTGGGACTGGGCTACTGGCGACGGATGCGGCTGATCATCCTGCCGCAGGCGCTCAAGATCGTGATACCGGGGATCGCCAACACCGTTATTTCCCTTTTCAAGGACACAACGCTGGTGCTCATCATCGGGCTGTTCGACCTGCTCGGTGCCGTCAAATCCACCATCAGTGATCCGGCATGGGACAATGTCATGGCGGAGGGATACCTGTTTGTCGCCTTCTGTTTCTGGGTCTTCTGCTTCGGAATGTCCCGCTACAGTCATGGCATCGAGAAAAAGCTCGATACCGGACACGCCAAATAA
- a CDS encoding amino acid ABC transporter permease, with protein MSSDRGPLRPDNPKPWNDPRVRSVVFQILAVSAVAWVGYSLFQNTINNLASRGISTGFGFLDATAGFGIIMSLIEYDETMTYGRTFLVGLSNTLLVSGLGILFATIVGFIVGIARLSTNWLVAKVALAYIEIFRNVPLLLQIFFWYFAVLGSLPGVRNAVNVGDVAFLSNRGIVIPKPVFEAGAGWIGIAVLLALAASIALVTWARRRQAATGQIFPAFPVSLAMIAGLPTLAYFVMGQPVGWDVPTFGTFSFSGGVTAIPELGALLMALTIYTATFIAEIVRSGIVSVSSGQTEAALALGLPPRRVLRLVVIPQALRVIIPPLTSQYLNLTKNSSLAVAIGYPDLVNVFMGTSLNQTGQAVEIVAMTMSVYLAISLSISLLMNFYNRAVALKER; from the coding sequence ATGAGTAGCGACCGCGGGCCGCTGAGGCCGGACAACCCCAAACCATGGAATGATCCGCGGGTAAGATCCGTGGTGTTCCAGATCCTGGCAGTTTCAGCGGTTGCCTGGGTGGGTTACTCGCTGTTCCAGAACACGATCAACAACCTTGCCAGCCGCGGCATCAGCACCGGTTTCGGATTCCTCGATGCGACCGCGGGCTTTGGCATCATCATGAGTCTCATCGAGTACGACGAGACCATGACCTACGGCCGAACCTTCCTGGTCGGACTGAGTAATACCCTGCTCGTCTCGGGGCTGGGCATCCTTTTCGCTACGATCGTCGGCTTTATCGTCGGCATCGCTCGACTGTCCACCAACTGGCTGGTGGCCAAGGTCGCGCTGGCCTACATCGAAATCTTCCGCAACGTGCCGCTGCTACTGCAGATCTTCTTCTGGTATTTCGCGGTACTGGGCTCATTACCCGGCGTCCGTAACGCGGTGAACGTCGGCGATGTGGCTTTCCTGAGCAACCGCGGTATCGTTATACCGAAACCCGTTTTTGAAGCGGGCGCCGGCTGGATTGGCATCGCCGTGCTGCTCGCACTGGCGGCTTCCATCGCGCTCGTCACCTGGGCCCGCCGCCGCCAGGCGGCCACCGGACAGATCTTTCCCGCCTTCCCGGTTTCACTCGCAATGATTGCAGGCCTGCCCACCCTCGCCTACTTCGTGATGGGGCAACCGGTTGGCTGGGATGTCCCGACATTCGGCACTTTCAGCTTTTCCGGCGGCGTCACCGCCATCCCGGAGCTCGGCGCCCTGCTGATGGCGCTGACGATCTACACCGCCACATTCATCGCCGAAATCGTCCGTTCAGGCATCGTATCGGTCAGTAGCGGTCAGACCGAGGCGGCGCTGGCACTGGGACTGCCTCCGCGGCGTGTACTGCGGCTTGTCGTAATCCCACAGGCATTGCGAGTCATTATCCCACCACTGACAAGCCAGTACCTGAATCTCACCAAGAATTCGTCGCTCGCGGTGGCGATCGGCTACCCCGACCTGGTGAACGTATTCATGGGGACGTCTCTGAATCAGACCGGCCAGGCCGTCGAGATCGTCGCCATGACCATGTCGGTCTACCTGGCGATCAGCCTGAGTATTTCCCTACTCATGAATTTCTACAACCGCGCAGTCGCGCTCAAGGAGCGTTGA
- a CDS encoding amino acid ABC transporter substrate-binding protein: protein MKKTIITMGLAASGLLAFAGTTQAATLQDVKDDGELRCGVSNGLPGFSQPDNDGNWAGIDVDTCRAVAAAVLGDADAVEFIPLTAAERFTALQSGEIDVLTRNTTWTTTRDTSLGLNFTGTNYYDGQGFLIKKDLGVDSAYSLDGAAICIQAGTTTELNLADFFRANDMEYEAVVFDTSEASAQGFDNNRCDVLTSDTSQLAALKTQLSDPDSAEILPEVISKEPLGPVVRQGDDEWFNVVKWVLFGQINAEEYGVTSENVDDMMDSDNPSVQRIVGTSGNMGEILGLDDDFMVDVISQVGNYGEMFERNVGPDTPLGLQRGTNALWTEGGVLYAPPFR, encoded by the coding sequence ATGAAAAAGACGATTATCACAATGGGCCTCGCAGCGTCGGGATTGCTGGCATTCGCCGGCACGACGCAGGCCGCGACTTTGCAGGACGTAAAGGACGACGGCGAACTGCGCTGTGGCGTCAGTAACGGACTGCCCGGTTTTTCACAGCCCGACAACGACGGTAACTGGGCCGGTATTGACGTCGACACGTGCCGGGCGGTCGCCGCTGCGGTGCTGGGTGACGCGGACGCTGTCGAATTTATCCCGCTGACCGCTGCCGAGCGTTTCACTGCGCTGCAGTCGGGTGAGATTGATGTTCTCACGCGGAATACGACCTGGACGACGACCCGCGACACCTCGCTGGGACTCAACTTCACCGGGACCAACTATTACGACGGTCAGGGCTTTTTGATCAAAAAGGACCTGGGCGTTGACAGTGCCTACAGCCTGGATGGTGCCGCCATCTGTATCCAGGCGGGTACCACGACCGAGCTCAACCTCGCCGACTTCTTCCGTGCCAACGACATGGAATACGAAGCCGTTGTCTTCGATACCTCCGAGGCTAGCGCCCAGGGCTTTGACAACAACCGTTGCGATGTCCTCACCTCGGATACGTCACAGCTCGCCGCGCTCAAGACCCAGCTGAGCGACCCCGATTCCGCGGAGATCCTGCCCGAGGTGATTTCCAAGGAGCCGCTCGGCCCCGTGGTACGCCAGGGTGACGATGAGTGGTTCAACGTCGTGAAGTGGGTCCTGTTCGGCCAGATCAACGCCGAGGAGTACGGCGTCACTTCCGAGAATGTCGACGACATGATGGACTCCGACAACCCCAGCGTTCAGCGGATCGTTGGAACGTCGGGCAACATGGGTGAAATCCTCGGCCTCGATGATGACTTCATGGTCGATGTGATCAGCCAGGTCGGTAACTACGGCGAGATGTTCGAGCGTAACGTCGGACCCGATACACCGCTGGGCCTGCAGCGTGGGACCAACGCGCTCTGGACCGAGGGTGGCGTGCTCTACGCACCGCCGTTCCGGTAA
- a CDS encoding iron-containing alcohol dehydrogenase — MEPAFDLHLPRHIRFGRDAAAHAVEAVCARGKRPLLIHGANPRRSQWLIDALIAANCPPTRHACPHEPDVALIEAGVVAGRHDDVDVVIGLGGGSVIDTAKAVAGLIPASGDVVDYLEVVGDNAPLDATPLPFIALPTTAGTGTEATYNSVIDVPSARRKVSLRDPRLLPDVAIVDPALTDNTPAAVTLASGLDAITQVIEPFISCRANRFTDALCRDAIPQGLAALRTLMATEDSTARDTMAWVSLSGGLALANAKLGAVHGLAGPLGGVTDMPHGAIAGALLPEALRANREATRGRIAGRIVEVERWIAEAFGCEAEVAIDRLAAWSRAQGLPGLREAGLDPAELPPIAAAAEQSSSMQGNPVVLPADRLVQMMEQAW; from the coding sequence ATGGAGCCCGCCTTCGATCTGCATCTGCCCCGTCATATCCGCTTTGGCCGGGACGCCGCAGCCCACGCCGTCGAAGCGGTATGCGCGCGGGGCAAGCGACCACTGCTCATCCATGGTGCGAATCCTCGCCGGTCGCAATGGCTCATCGATGCACTGATCGCCGCCAACTGCCCGCCGACCCGTCATGCCTGTCCGCACGAGCCCGATGTCGCGCTCATCGAGGCCGGCGTCGTGGCCGGGCGCCATGACGACGTGGATGTCGTGATCGGGCTCGGGGGTGGTTCGGTCATTGATACGGCGAAGGCCGTGGCCGGTCTGATTCCCGCTAGCGGCGATGTGGTGGATTATCTCGAGGTCGTCGGTGATAACGCCCCGCTGGACGCGACACCACTGCCGTTCATCGCGCTCCCCACCACGGCCGGCACGGGGACGGAGGCAACCTACAACTCCGTTATCGATGTCCCCTCTGCGCGTCGCAAGGTCTCGCTGCGCGATCCGCGACTGTTGCCCGACGTGGCGATCGTCGACCCGGCGCTCACCGATAACACGCCGGCCGCGGTGACACTCGCAAGCGGCCTGGATGCCATCACCCAGGTGATCGAGCCGTTCATCAGTTGCCGCGCCAATCGCTTTACCGATGCCCTCTGCCGCGATGCGATTCCGCAGGGGCTCGCTGCGTTGCGGACACTCATGGCCACGGAGGATTCCACCGCGCGCGACACCATGGCCTGGGTGAGCCTGTCCGGTGGTCTCGCCCTCGCCAATGCGAAACTCGGCGCGGTCCATGGACTCGCCGGACCCCTGGGCGGTGTCACCGATATGCCCCATGGCGCGATTGCCGGCGCGTTGCTGCCGGAAGCCCTGCGCGCCAATCGAGAAGCGACCCGCGGACGGATTGCCGGGCGCATTGTCGAGGTCGAGCGGTGGATTGCCGAAGCGTTCGGATGTGAAGCCGAAGTCGCGATCGACCGGTTGGCGGCGTGGTCCCGGGCACAGGGACTGCCCGGACTGCGCGAGGCCGGACTGGACCCGGCTGAACTGCCGCCGATCGCCGCCGCGGCCGAGCAATCGTCATCGATGCAGGGCAACCCGGTTGTACTGCCCGCGGACCGACTGGTGCAGATGATGGAGCAGGCATGGTGA
- a CDS encoding TRAP transporter small permease subunit has protein sequence MSTDHRFAILRDLMRVLLRFSRAIDALSDWIGVALRGVALLLIALGVINVIGRYLGARLGMQLSSNALLEAQIQAFAIIFLLGSAYLLRHNGHIRVDILQTRFTPRLRAWVDLLGTMLALVPFCVVMIIYSIDYVSVAWSRLEVSPNPGGLPLYPIKTVLLIGFALLLLQGLSQAVKAVATLRGLEQ, from the coding sequence TTGTCGACAGATCACCGCTTCGCCATACTCCGCGACCTGATGCGTGTACTGCTGCGTTTTTCCCGGGCCATCGATGCCCTCAGCGACTGGATCGGCGTCGCCCTGCGCGGCGTCGCACTGCTCCTCATAGCGCTCGGGGTGATTAACGTCATTGGTCGCTATCTCGGTGCGAGGCTGGGGATGCAGCTCTCCTCCAATGCCCTGCTCGAGGCGCAGATCCAGGCCTTTGCCATTATCTTCCTGCTCGGCAGTGCCTACCTGCTGCGCCACAACGGGCATATCCGGGTCGACATCCTCCAGACCCGGTTCACCCCCCGGCTGCGGGCGTGGGTGGATCTACTCGGTACGATGCTGGCCCTGGTCCCGTTCTGTGTCGTCATGATCATCTACAGCATCGACTATGTCAGCGTCGCCTGGTCGCGGCTTGAAGTCAGTCCCAACCCGGGTGGGCTCCCTCTCTATCCCATCAAAACCGTCCTTTTGATCGGCTTCGCCCTACTGCTGCTCCAGGGGCTCAGTCAGGCCGTGAAGGCCGTCGCCACGCTGCGCGGGCTCGAGCAATGA
- a CDS encoding TRAP transporter large permease: MLVELLPLAMFPVLLLFLLTGYPVAFALAGTGLLFTVIGSDWLPGLGISLPWEPLFRVARLNILPQRVYGSVMNNYTLVAVPFFIFMGSMLERSGLAEDLLQTMGRLFGRLRGGLAISVVLVGMLLAAATGVVGASVVTMGVLALPVMLKYGYDQRLATGTIAASGTLGQIIPPSIVLIILGDQMGVNVGDLFVGALIPGLMLGVAYILWIALVAWRRPLAAPALPDGADDRGAAGPLWLAVLRCLVPPLALVGAVLGTIFFGIATPTEAGAMGAFGALLLALAYGKLSWRNLFSVSDTTVRLTAMVFTILVGATVFATVFSAMGGKWLVEDFLLALPGGEMSFILFVMLTIFVLGFFLDFIEITFIVVPLVTPIAESFGLSPLWFAVLIAMNLQASFLTPPFGFSLFYLRGVTPEAVPTRAIYAGILPYIAIQVMMLAIIVAFPGLVTWLPGLAD, from the coding sequence ATGCTCGTCGAACTCCTGCCCCTGGCGATGTTCCCCGTGCTGCTGCTGTTCCTGCTGACTGGTTACCCGGTGGCATTCGCCCTCGCGGGGACGGGGCTGCTGTTCACGGTCATCGGTAGCGACTGGTTGCCGGGCCTGGGTATCAGCCTGCCCTGGGAGCCCCTGTTTCGGGTTGCGCGGCTGAATATCCTGCCGCAGCGGGTTTATGGCTCGGTGATGAATAACTACACCCTGGTGGCGGTGCCGTTTTTCATCTTCATGGGCAGTATGCTCGAGCGCTCGGGCCTCGCCGAGGACCTGCTCCAGACCATGGGACGCCTGTTTGGCCGGCTGCGGGGCGGCCTTGCCATCTCGGTGGTGCTGGTGGGCATGCTGCTGGCGGCGGCCACCGGCGTGGTCGGTGCCTCGGTGGTGACGATGGGGGTGCTGGCGCTGCCGGTGATGCTCAAGTACGGCTACGACCAGCGCCTCGCCACCGGGACCATTGCGGCCAGCGGCACACTGGGGCAGATCATCCCGCCGTCGATTGTCCTGATCATCCTCGGCGATCAGATGGGCGTGAATGTCGGTGACCTGTTTGTCGGGGCGCTGATTCCCGGCCTGATGCTGGGGGTGGCTTACATTCTGTGGATTGCCCTGGTGGCCTGGCGGCGCCCGCTGGCGGCACCGGCGTTGCCGGATGGGGCGGATGATCGCGGCGCCGCCGGCCCGCTGTGGCTCGCGGTCCTGCGTTGCCTCGTACCACCGCTCGCACTGGTGGGCGCGGTGCTGGGTACGATCTTTTTCGGCATCGCCACGCCCACCGAGGCCGGTGCCATGGGCGCTTTCGGGGCCCTGTTGCTGGCACTCGCCTACGGCAAGTTGTCGTGGCGCAACCTGTTCTCGGTCTCCGATACAACGGTTCGACTGACCGCGATGGTATTCACGATCCTGGTGGGGGCAACGGTCTTTGCGACGGTCTTCAGCGCCATGGGCGGTAAGTGGCTGGTGGAGGACTTCCTGCTCGCGCTCCCCGGTGGCGAGATGAGCTTCATCCTGTTCGTGATGCTGACGATCTTCGTGCTCGGCTTTTTCCTCGACTTTATCGAGATTACGTTCATCGTCGTCCCGCTCGTCACCCCCATCGCCGAGAGCTTCGGGCTCAGTCCCCTGTGGTTCGCCGTCCTGATCGCGATGAACCTGCAGGCCTCGTTTCTGACGCCGCCGTTCGGGTTCTCGCTGTTCTACCTGCGCGGGGTAACGCCCGAGGCGGTACCGACCCGGGCGATTTATGCGGGGATCCTGCCCTATATCGCTATTCAGGTGATGATGCTGGCGATCATCGTCGCCTTCCCTGGCCTCGTAACCTGGCTACCGGGGCTCGCCGACTGA
- a CDS encoding TRAP transporter substrate-binding protein, with amino-acid sequence MDRRGFIKGAGTGLVAAGGINAPAVIAQPQRFRLNLLTSWPASLDNLYGTAEYFARRIEAMTDGEVRARTSPGGAEVGPTEVYDAVSSGAFEACHTAPYYFIGKNPAHGFFTSLPFGMTLEQQNAWMTAGNGQALWDELNAQDNLIAFPGGNTSAQCGGWFNVEINSPEDLQGLRMRFPGHGGRAMAKAGVNIQQLPGGEVFTAMERGALDAAEWVGPYDDQILGMQDVAQYYYLPSWAEPSAMLGFYFNLDVWNRFPADIQAQIRACCAEANNWMAAQYLAKNPIALQELEAGGVSVRDFPDPVLAAFREGADEVHAEDMERADYARIYEDWSAFRDRLRGWDRMNSYRYREFIYRDAD; translated from the coding sequence ATGGATCGTCGCGGTTTTATCAAGGGAGCAGGAACGGGGCTGGTCGCCGCGGGCGGCATCAATGCACCGGCCGTTATCGCGCAGCCGCAGCGGTTTCGCCTGAACCTCCTGACTTCCTGGCCGGCATCACTGGATAACCTCTACGGGACGGCGGAGTATTTCGCCCGCCGCATCGAGGCCATGACCGATGGCGAGGTGCGCGCCCGCACCTCCCCCGGGGGCGCCGAGGTCGGGCCGACCGAGGTCTACGATGCCGTCTCCAGCGGTGCGTTCGAGGCCTGCCACACGGCGCCCTATTACTTCATCGGTAAAAACCCCGCCCACGGCTTTTTCACGTCCCTGCCCTTCGGCATGACCCTCGAGCAGCAGAATGCCTGGATGACCGCGGGCAACGGGCAGGCGCTGTGGGACGAACTCAACGCCCAGGACAACCTCATCGCCTTCCCCGGAGGCAATACCAGTGCCCAGTGCGGCGGCTGGTTCAACGTCGAAATCAATTCGCCCGAGGATCTCCAGGGCCTGCGGATGCGCTTCCCGGGCCACGGCGGGCGGGCGATGGCCAAGGCCGGCGTCAATATCCAGCAGCTGCCGGGCGGTGAGGTATTCACCGCCATGGAGCGCGGCGCACTCGATGCCGCGGAATGGGTCGGCCCCTATGATGACCAGATCCTCGGGATGCAGGACGTGGCGCAGTACTACTACCTGCCGAGCTGGGCGGAGCCCAGTGCCATGCTCGGTTTCTACTTCAACCTCGATGTCTGGAACCGCTTCCCCGCGGATATCCAGGCCCAGATTCGCGCCTGCTGTGCCGAGGCCAACAACTGGATGGCCGCGCAGTATCTGGCGAAAAACCCGATTGCCCTGCAGGAACTCGAGGCCGGCGGCGTGAGCGTCCGCGACTTCCCGGACCCGGTCCTGGCGGCGTTCCGCGAGGGGGCCGACGAGGTCCATGCCGAGGATATGGAGCGCGCCGACTACGCCCGCATTTATGAGGACTGGTCGGCGTTCCGGGATCGGCTGCGCGGCTGGGACCGGATGAACAGCTACCGCTATCGCGAGTTCATCTACCGCGACGCCGACTGA
- a CDS encoding DUF1778 domain-containing protein produces MDAVNHTPETDRRTQRLDARVTAEDKQLLARAAELAGMNVSSFVVSHARSAAREIIREHETMDLTDRDREVLVSALLEEDPLPNPALQRAARAHDAYTGRT; encoded by the coding sequence ATGGATGCTGTCAATCATACGCCCGAAACCGATCGTCGGACGCAGCGCCTCGATGCTCGTGTGACTGCCGAGGACAAGCAGCTGCTCGCCCGCGCGGCCGAGCTCGCGGGCATGAATGTGTCAAGTTTTGTGGTTTCGCACGCGCGTTCCGCGGCCCGAGAGATCATCCGCGAGCACGAGACGATGGATCTTACCGACCGCGATCGTGAGGTTCTGGTTTCCGCTCTGCTTGAGGAGGATCCGCTGCCGAACCCCGCGCTGCAGCGTGCCGCGCGAGCGCATGACGCGTACACGGGGCGCACCTGA
- a CDS encoding GNAT family N-acetyltransferase, with translation MTRTRGAPDRIVRVMSSGTAADSLWATQPLDKKRHDRNRFDCGVPALDTYLQTQAAQEMRRRGAVTYVLEDPTDPGRIRGYYTLSSNSAALGALPEETARKMASYPRVSAILLGRLAVDERDRAQGLGGLLLVDALRRARTHSAAIGAALVVVEAKDETAVPFYQHYGFRTFPDNHHQLFLTMLEAGKV, from the coding sequence ATGACGCGTACACGGGGCGCACCTGATCGCATTGTTCGGGTGATGAGCTCGGGAACGGCGGCCGACTCGCTCTGGGCTACCCAGCCGCTCGACAAAAAGCGGCATGATCGGAATCGCTTCGATTGTGGCGTGCCCGCGTTGGATACCTACCTGCAGACACAAGCTGCGCAGGAAATGCGTCGCCGTGGAGCCGTCACCTATGTGCTCGAAGACCCGACCGATCCGGGCCGGATCCGCGGGTATTATACGCTAAGCTCGAACAGCGCCGCGCTAGGCGCCCTCCCCGAGGAGACGGCACGCAAGATGGCAAGCTATCCGAGGGTTTCGGCTATTCTGCTGGGCCGCCTGGCCGTCGATGAGCGCGACCGCGCACAAGGCCTGGGTGGGCTCTTGCTGGTTGATGCGCTCCGGCGCGCGCGCACCCATTCGGCGGCGATCGGTGCCGCCCTGGTGGTCGTTGAGGCCAAGGACGAGACGGCCGTGCCTTTCTACCAGCACTACGGATTCCGCACCTTCCCCGATAACCATCACCAGCTATTCTTGACGATGCTCGAGGCCGGCAAGGTCTAA